In the Bacteroidota bacterium genome, one interval contains:
- a CDS encoding WYL domain-containing protein translates to MSKHGTIRRYTLEIEKIRRGQIPSFQEIKDYLVNHGFEVGDRTIQRDIEQIRFEFGIEITYSRDKNGYFIDYENSINIESFFRFLEIVSTAELLTESLNESKDALKHISFDTGGGLKGIENLKPLLTAIKDSRKISFNHFNFHTNKTRKYSLKPYLLKEYQNRWYVVGLIGNLKEFRTFGIDRIEDLEVKAETFKVEKKLNPIEMFEKIIGLIYSLNTSQNVILSFTPTQGKYIKTLPLHKSQKILIDNDTELRILITVIPNYELTQLILKHGDTVKVIEPEWLVDEIKENLKRALEKY, encoded by the coding sequence ATGTCTAAGCACGGAACAATAAGAAGATATACTCTTGAAATAGAAAAAATAAGAAGAGGACAGATTCCTTCATTTCAAGAAATAAAAGATTATTTGGTTAATCATGGATTTGAAGTTGGAGACAGAACAATACAAAGAGATATTGAACAAATCAGATTTGAATTTGGTATTGAAATTACATATAGTAGAGATAAAAATGGATATTTTATCGACTATGAAAACAGCATAAATATTGAATCGTTTTTTAGATTTTTAGAAATAGTAAGCACAGCTGAATTATTAACAGAAAGTCTAAATGAAAGCAAGGACGCTCTTAAACATATATCATTTGACACAGGTGGCGGATTAAAAGGAATTGAAAACCTAAAACCATTATTAACAGCAATAAAAGACAGTAGAAAAATTTCTTTCAATCATTTTAATTTCCACACTAACAAAACACGGAAATATTCATTAAAACCATATTTGTTAAAAGAATATCAAAATAGGTGGTATGTTGTTGGCTTAATAGGAAACCTAAAAGAATTCCGAACTTTTGGCATTGACAGAATTGAAGATTTAGAAGTTAAAGCGGAAACATTTAAAGTTGAAAAAAAACTTAATCCGATTGAAATGTTTGAAAAAATAATTGGCTTAATTTATTCACTAAATACTTCACAAAATGTAATTCTTTCATTTACACCAACACAAGGAAAATATATTAAAACATTGCCTTTACATAAATCACAGAAAATATTAATTGATAACGACACAGAGTTGCGTATTTTAATTACAGTGATACCGAACTATGAATTAACACAATTAATTCTTAAACATGGAGATACTGTGAAAGTAATTGAGCCTGAATGGTTGGTGGATGAGATAAAGGAGAATTTGAAGCGTGCTTTAGAAAAATATTAG
- a CDS encoding ATP-binding protein codes for MKYTAQELFELLNLQDECTWIEAKGGIESTHTLMETVCAFCNEPDLDGGYIVMGVAENHDSEFPQYKVVEITETDKLQKDVASQTATMFNIPIRPKMLVEQINGKTVVKIKVEEVPEAHKPIFFKSEGLPCGAMRRIGSTDQHCTEDDMHVFYQNTGSYDQTPIMGISISHIDENALNRYRSLREKTNPAAEELTYNNAELLEALGCVNIEKKDELNLAGLLLFGSKNAQRRTFPMLRIDYIRVPGNKWVENPDERFTSIDMQGPLMLMIYRLIDAINSDLPKGFLLQEGEIQAKSTGLPIKSLREALINAMMHRSYREHSPTQVIRYDNRIEIINPGFSLKSEDKLGEPGSETRNPFIAAVFHETNLAETKGTGIRAMRRLMEQSHLAPPTFESSREDNKFTLRLLLHHFLNESDLEWLKNFKKYNLSNTQKQSLIFIREVGAIDNHTYRQMADCDTLKASVDLKAMKEIELIMSKGKGKATYYVHGVVLTDALRTKNGTLSTEVSALSTEADALSTEAGELSIDVLFDELPNELVVQINSIKERERNKEKAKQIIMSICAIRPYKLNELSIL; via the coding sequence ATGAAATATACAGCACAAGAATTATTTGAATTATTAAATCTACAGGATGAGTGCACTTGGATAGAAGCAAAAGGAGGTATTGAAAGCACACATACACTTATGGAAACTGTTTGTGCTTTTTGCAATGAGCCGGATTTGGATGGTGGTTATATAGTAATGGGTGTAGCCGAAAATCATGATTCAGAATTCCCACAATATAAAGTTGTTGAGATTACCGAAACAGATAAACTACAAAAAGATGTTGCTTCACAAACAGCAACAATGTTTAATATTCCTATTCGACCTAAAATGTTAGTTGAACAAATTAATGGTAAAACTGTTGTTAAAATAAAGGTTGAAGAAGTGCCGGAAGCTCATAAACCAATATTTTTCAAATCAGAAGGTTTACCATGTGGTGCCATGAGACGGATTGGTTCAACTGACCAACATTGCACCGAAGATGATATGCATGTATTTTATCAGAATACCGGAAGTTATGACCAAACTCCTATTATGGGTATTTCTATATCCCATATTGACGAAAATGCTCTTAATAGATATCGTTCGCTTCGTGAGAAAACAAATCCTGCTGCAGAAGAACTTACCTATAATAATGCTGAATTATTAGAAGCACTTGGTTGTGTAAATATTGAAAAGAAAGATGAATTAAATCTTGCAGGCTTATTGCTTTTTGGCAGTAAAAATGCCCAGCGTAGAACTTTCCCTATGTTGAGAATAGATTATATTCGTGTGCCAGGCAATAAATGGGTTGAAAACCCGGATGAAAGATTTACTTCAATAGATATGCAAGGACCATTAATGTTAATGATTTATCGTCTTATTGATGCAATAAATAGTGATTTACCAAAAGGTTTTTTATTACAGGAAGGAGAGATTCAGGCTAAATCCACAGGTTTGCCAATAAAATCATTACGTGAAGCACTTATAAATGCAATGATGCATAGGTCTTATAGAGAGCATAGCCCTACTCAGGTAATTCGATACGATAATCGAATTGAAATTATTAATCCCGGTTTTTCGCTGAAATCAGAAGATAAATTAGGTGAACCCGGTAGCGAAACCAGAAATCCTTTTATTGCTGCTGTTTTTCATGAAACTAACCTTGCTGAAACAAAAGGAACAGGAATACGTGCAATGCGAAGATTAATGGAACAATCACATCTTGCTCCGCCTACTTTTGAATCAAGCCGTGAAGACAACAAATTTACTCTTCGACTTTTACTTCACCATTTCTTAAATGAAAGTGACTTAGAATGGCTAAAAAACTTTAAGAAATATAATTTATCAAATACTCAAAAGCAATCACTTATTTTTATACGTGAAGTTGGAGCTATAGATAATCACACTTATAGACAAATGGCTGATTGTGATACATTGAAAGCAAGTGTTGATTTAAAGGCTATGAAAGAAATTGAACTTATTATGTCTAAAGGAAAGGGGAAAGCTACTTATTATGTTCACGGTGTAGTTTTAACTGATGCACTAAGAACAAAAAACGGTACATTAAGTACAGAAGTTAGTGCTTTAAGTACAGAAGCTGATGCATTAAGTACAGAAGCTGGTGAATTAAGTATTGATGTTCTATTTGATGAATTACCTAATGAATTAGTAGTTCAAATTAATAGTATAAAAGAAAGGGAAAGGAATAAAGAAAAAGCAAAACAAATTATTATGTCTATTTGTGCAATACGACCATATAAACTTAATGAGCTATCAATTCT
- a CDS encoding AAA family ATPase, protein PNELVVQINSIKERERNKEKAKQIIMSICAIRPYKLNELSILLKKGDNYISRKYIKPMIDSGDLQYKFPEMINHPNQAYLSKKKIRMLG, encoded by the coding sequence TACCTAATGAATTAGTAGTTCAAATTAATAGTATAAAAGAAAGGGAAAGGAATAAAGAAAAAGCAAAACAAATTATTATGTCTATTTGTGCAATACGACCATATAAACTTAATGAGCTATCAATTCTACTAAAGAAAGGAGATAATTATATTAGCAGGAAATATATTAAACCAATGATTGATTCTGGTGATTTACAATACAAATTTCCAGAAATGATAAATCATCCAAATCAAGCATATTTATCGAAAAAAAAAATTAGAATGCTTGGTTGA
- a CDS encoding DUF262 domain-containing HNH endonuclease family protein has protein sequence MNIWKIATRWSDKGDPNSSIIDIFRKYNILFAGREQDYIKRSVKPNDIIAISDGITIVLIGKVLDEPKIITDFPLDEVDINSGRFVYEDWVIGFKVSLFDLKKEDWFNYRQGTFHGVNGEYKNKIKSLFEKYNEDYSINSKFSINAKTCTLKYNSQNGGETILNDNTKYVIPIYQRPYSWTEEQIRKFVSDIFRSFYGYDKETPPEPMFIGTMQLSAKKYITENKTEQDIIDGQQRLTTFLVLLKLLKNEFPNNDELKNVSLNWIETRVNNGEQNIFLSEFIESDLNSITEENQNPYIKNAQIVKGLLIDEFTDDENNKIEFDLNGFIKHLLSNIYFVVIETFAGLSKTLQIFDAINTTGLDLNGGDIFKIRMYEYLTDKKNCGESAFDDISKLYAKIDNKNKKSNLNISITQILGIYQYIIISKYNLPNVLYSFATTTFFDRLFDTIFNINHWKNFSNAKNIDLSLSEIDQIIEVRYQWVEMNYPTVEDACSINFIRWSRYSRYWILIFVFMFRFKDENDLESKLFVFIRQLSKLYSIYSIRFQKAINDMHRFNYSLVDTINKKSVEKTIEFINKKIGTAETHNQGWYDLNWFIANNLTHNRKRKDIVCRLSAMLEEDYKSSVNINEIRKNLFYSDIDIEHIQSFNDKDIQERDNIKKEWGDELNSLGNLMVIESHINRSINNKPYGFKIKRYTDSKYKIAKKQVKDFPEWDLVKAKKRKQAEIEKLYAYMFENK, from the coding sequence ATGAATATTTGGAAAATAGCAACAAGATGGAGTGATAAAGGAGACCCAAACTCATCAATAATAGACATTTTTAGAAAATACAATATACTTTTCGCAGGGAGAGAACAGGATTATATAAAACGTTCTGTAAAACCTAATGACATCATTGCTATCTCTGATGGTATTACAATTGTATTAATCGGAAAAGTTTTGGATGAACCTAAAATTATTACGGACTTTCCATTAGACGAGGTAGATATAAATTCAGGTCGTTTTGTTTATGAAGATTGGGTAATTGGATTTAAAGTTAGTTTGTTTGATTTAAAAAAAGAAGATTGGTTCAATTATCGACAAGGAACATTTCACGGAGTAAATGGAGAGTATAAGAATAAAATAAAATCTTTGTTTGAGAAATACAATGAAGATTATTCTATTAATTCTAAATTTTCAATAAATGCTAAAACTTGTACATTAAAATACAATTCTCAAAATGGTGGAGAAACTATTTTAAATGATAATACAAAATATGTTATCCCAATTTATCAAAGACCATATTCTTGGACAGAAGAACAAATTAGGAAATTCGTTTCAGATATTTTCAGGTCTTTTTATGGCTATGATAAAGAAACGCCACCTGAACCAATGTTTATTGGAACGATGCAACTATCTGCAAAAAAATATATTACAGAAAATAAAACAGAGCAAGACATTATTGATGGACAACAGCGATTAACTACTTTCTTGGTTTTACTAAAACTGCTAAAAAATGAATTTCCTAATAACGATGAACTTAAAAACGTAAGTCTAAACTGGATTGAAACAAGAGTAAACAATGGAGAGCAAAACATCTTTCTGTCAGAATTTATTGAAAGTGATTTAAACAGTATTACAGAAGAAAATCAAAACCCTTATATTAAAAATGCACAAATAGTAAAGGGGCTTTTAATTGACGAATTTACAGATGATGAAAACAATAAAATTGAATTTGATTTAAATGGCTTTATTAAGCATCTTCTTTCAAATATTTATTTTGTTGTTATTGAAACATTTGCTGGTTTATCGAAGACTTTACAAATTTTTGATGCAATAAATACAACTGGACTTGATTTAAATGGTGGTGATATTTTTAAAATTCGAATGTATGAATATTTAACAGACAAAAAGAATTGTGGGGAAAGTGCTTTTGATGATATTAGTAAATTATATGCAAAAATTGACAACAAAAATAAAAAGTCAAATTTGAATATATCAATCACACAAATACTAGGTATTTATCAATATATAATTATTTCAAAATATAATTTACCTAATGTTTTATATTCATTTGCAACGACTACATTTTTTGATAGATTATTTGATACAATTTTCAATATCAATCATTGGAAAAACTTTTCAAACGCAAAAAACATCGACCTTTCTCTTTCTGAAATAGACCAAATAATTGAAGTTCGTTATCAGTGGGTAGAAATGAATTATCCGACAGTTGAAGATGCTTGTTCTATAAATTTTATAAGGTGGTCAAGATACAGCCGATATTGGATTTTAATATTTGTTTTTATGTTTAGGTTTAAGGATGAAAACGATTTGGAAAGTAAATTATTCGTTTTTATAAGACAATTGAGTAAACTTTACAGCATATACAGTATTCGTTTTCAAAAAGCAATAAATGATATGCACAGATTTAATTATTCGCTTGTAGATACTATCAACAAAAAATCGGTTGAAAAAACAATTGAATTTATAAATAAGAAAATAGGCACAGCAGAAACACATAATCAAGGTTGGTACGACCTTAATTGGTTTATTGCAAATAATCTAACTCACAACAGAAAACGAAAGGATATTGTATGCCGTTTGTCCGCAATGTTGGAAGAAGATTATAAAAGTTCAGTTAATATTAATGAGATAAGAAAAAATCTGTTTTATTCAGATATAGATATTGAACATATTCAATCCTTTAATGATAAAGATATTCAAGAAAGAGATAATATCAAAAAAGAATGGGGTGATGAACTAAATTCATTAGGAAATTTAATGGTTATTGAAAGTCATATAAACCGTTCAATTAATAACAAACCTTACGGATTTAAAATAAAAAGGTATACTGATAGCAAATATAAAATTGCAAAAAAACAAGTCAAAGATTTTCCCGAATGGGATTTAGTTAAAGCAAAGAAGAGAAAACAAGCAGAAATAGAAAAATTATACGCTTATATGTTTGAGAATAAATAA
- a CDS encoding 3'-5' exonuclease encodes MMTTFTAIDFETAKGNRNSACAVGIITVENGKITEEYNVLIQPPDNDYFWKNIEIHGINPEDTANEPNFMELYPEIKKRLQGKTLVAHNESFDRSVLQKTMAHYGLNYSELNIADSWECTYRIYGEALNVCCDKYNIELNHHEALSDARACAKLYLRR; translated from the coding sequence ATTATGACCACCTTCACAGCAATAGATTTTGAAACAGCAAAAGGGAACCGAAACTCTGCCTGTGCCGTTGGTATAATTACCGTAGAAAACGGAAAAATAACCGAAGAGTATAATGTGCTTATTCAGCCACCAGATAATGATTATTTTTGGAAAAATATTGAAATTCATGGAATTAATCCAGAAGACACGGCCAATGAACCAAATTTCATGGAATTGTATCCTGAAATAAAGAAACGCTTGCAAGGAAAAACACTTGTAGCTCATAATGAATCATTTGACCGAAGTGTGTTACAGAAAACTATGGCACATTACGGCTTGAATTATTCGGAGTTAAATATTGCCGATAGTTGGGAATGCACTTATAGAATATACGGAGAAGCCTTGAATGTATGTTGTGATAAATACAATATTGAACTTAATCATCATGAAGCACTTTCTGATGCACGTGCTTGTGCTAAGCTTTATTTAAGAAGATAA
- a CDS encoding ATP-binding protein — MGNSIKIKVLNSIGKIYDESKECKLEDSFFTNIDNDLSFLSEYFRTTKSQTFFIALVFTLNYTGNTVDLNDLTRYFKCNPMKILKYNDDFEYLYSKGIFERKKSQYAMKLAGTNDQFTINEKITEAILQNKPMPEIKQEKIEDVIGLLEKLYNIAEQRDDDEISTDQLFKQTKEIISENLHFPLIKKVDQFNYNIEDTYLYLYLIWKTLSGRRSTDIGKALEEIYDDPSNRLIFMQSILFKENVLVKNNLLEIIEARFFNDTRIKLTDNSLDVLNECGIKLFVNKKKKENILLPNEIPFRKLIFSESEMKQLFLLKDLLDDVKLRETQKRLIEKNLPKGITALLHGAPGTGKTEIVKQIAKETNRKLMKVEISQSKSMWFGESEKVIKQIFTDYNSFAKKCERMPILLFNEADAIISKRRELGDSSVAQTENAIQNILLEELENFEGILIATTNLAKNLDSAFERRFLFKVQFQKPNATIRTKIWKSKLPFLDIKDCFLLADKFNFSGGQIDNILRKNEIHEIIHGEKVNLENLMVFCSEETLVNNSRKIGFKN, encoded by the coding sequence ATGGGAAATAGTATTAAAATAAAAGTATTGAACAGTATCGGAAAAATATACGATGAATCAAAAGAATGTAAACTTGAAGACTCTTTTTTTACAAATATAGATAACGATTTATCTTTTCTTTCTGAGTATTTCAGAACAACTAAAAGTCAAACTTTTTTTATAGCATTGGTATTTACCTTAAATTATACGGGGAATACAGTTGATTTAAACGACCTTACAAGATATTTCAAGTGCAATCCTATGAAGATACTCAAATACAATGATGATTTTGAGTATTTATACTCTAAAGGTATTTTCGAAAGAAAGAAATCACAGTATGCAATGAAATTAGCTGGAACTAATGACCAGTTTACAATTAATGAAAAAATTACAGAAGCAATTCTGCAAAATAAACCCATGCCTGAAATTAAACAAGAAAAGATTGAGGATGTTATTGGATTACTTGAAAAGCTATACAATATTGCAGAACAAAGAGATGATGATGAAATATCTACCGATCAATTATTTAAGCAAACAAAAGAGATTATTTCTGAAAATCTACATTTCCCATTAATTAAGAAAGTTGACCAGTTTAATTATAACATCGAAGATACCTACTTATATCTTTATTTAATTTGGAAAACCTTATCAGGAAGAAGATCTACTGATATAGGTAAAGCATTGGAAGAAATTTATGATGATCCTTCAAATCGTTTAATATTCATGCAAAGTATTTTATTTAAAGAAAATGTTTTGGTCAAGAACAATTTGCTTGAAATTATTGAGGCTCGGTTTTTTAACGATACTAGAATAAAACTAACAGACAACTCACTTGATGTATTAAATGAGTGTGGTATAAAGCTTTTTGTAAATAAGAAGAAAAAAGAAAATATTTTGTTACCAAATGAAATTCCTTTTCGGAAGTTAATTTTCAGTGAATCAGAAATGAAACAACTGTTTTTACTAAAAGATTTATTAGATGATGTTAAATTAAGAGAAACTCAAAAAAGATTAATAGAAAAGAACTTACCCAAAGGCATAACTGCTTTGTTACACGGTGCACCGGGAACAGGTAAAACAGAGATTGTAAAACAAATTGCAAAAGAAACAAACAGAAAGTTGATGAAAGTTGAAATCAGCCAGTCAAAGTCAATGTGGTTTGGTGAAAGTGAAAAAGTCATAAAGCAAATATTTACAGATTATAACTCTTTTGCTAAAAAATGTGAACGTATGCCAATATTACTTTTCAACGAGGCTGATGCAATTATATCAAAAAGAAGAGAACTCGGAGATTCAAGTGTTGCTCAGACTGAAAATGCAATACAAAATATACTTCTTGAAGAGTTGGAAAATTTTGAAGGCATTCTAATTGCAACCACAAACTTGGCAAAGAATCTTGATTCTGCATTTGAAAGGCGATTTTTATTTAAAGTCCAATTTCAAAAACCCAATGCTACAATTAGGACTAAAATTTGGAAATCAAAATTACCTTTCTTAGATATTAAAGATTGTTTTTTATTAGCTGATAAGTTTAATTTTTCAGGTGGACAGATTGATAATATCCTTCGGAAGAATGAAATACATGAAATAATTCATGGAGAAAAAGTTAATCTTGAAAATTTAATGGTTTTTTGTTCGGAAGAAACTTTAGTCAACAACAGTAGGAAAATAGGTTTTAAAAATTAA